In Miscanthus floridulus cultivar M001 chromosome 8, ASM1932011v1, whole genome shotgun sequence, the sequence gctttgtggagttgaatcttgcataagtttgcactgtgacagtcaaagtgcaatttacctcactaaagatcagatgttccatgagagaactaagcacatagatatcaagtatcattttgtgcgtgatgtgattgaagaaggtaagctgaaggtatgcaagattagtactcatgataatcctgctgatacgatgacaaagcctgttcctgttgctaagtttgagctgcgctcaagcttagttggtttaattggatagtccaagagactattgttggcaccagtggttttctatctttgttatgttcaggatgaagggttgatttatgatacaagatgaatttgtctcagggtggagtttgttggagttgttccaaattcactccaggatataggcggGGCTTTTGAcggagcgtagcggagtctgaagccggcccatcaggtctcgcccctatgctcggggggtgcggggggcggagcccccacggtacggtacggtatatacacccttgctagggtttcgtggagacttgattctcttgtaagccgccataggcgtgtaacccaaaactcttgagatagtgagattgttgctggctggtgcccgtagtttttccccttcacatcggaggggttttccacgttaaatcgtgtgtctcctctgtgacTTCTTtgcttcatattcctatacgtcatTCGTAACATAGGCCGGGGGACCAGGCCAGGCTCTGGCGCTCACATGCCCCCCGGCCTCCATAGCGGTGTGCTACCTACACGGCGGCCCGCACAAGGGGTGTAGTCTGGTCACCGTGCTAGGCGGTAGGCACGGAGGGCGCAGCGTGTTCGCTTGGCACGGCCCACGTGGTCACCGTGTCTCCGCTCCCCCAGCACGCGGAGAACAAAGCCGTGAAAGATTCTGGGCGCGCGCACCGGCGGACGGACCGGCCGACCGGCCGGCCGGCAGGGGTCGCGTCCGCGTCTTGGCTTTTGCCGACCTCTCAGATACGTGGAACCTACGCTCCCCCCCTGCGTGAGACGAACGTTGCGTTGGTGCGTGCCTATTGCGTGTACATCCACTTCAATTCTTTTGAGCCCGAGGAGACAGTCCTACGACTCCTATTTGAGCCGCAAGCAAAGGCTGCGCCGGTTGACAGCGCCTGGCTGTTGCTTGTTCTGAGTTCAGAGTTTCAGACAGGCCGGCCGGCGACTCTGACGGGGACGAGGCAAGGCGTGGCAAACCATGGGGACAGGATCAGCAATGACCTCGGCGGCACGATCACGGAGCACAACACCAAATTGTGCTTTGCACGCTCCAGGACAGACAGCTTCATGAAATGTCCGCAAACCGTGTGCCTCCAGGCTGCTGCCCCGTCGGCGTCAGACAGATCGAATGTCCTGTTTTGCTGCGACCAGTGTGACCTCGATGAACGAAATGGTCACCTGACAGTCAGCGTTACACGTCATGCAATGCGAATTTCAGAACGACTTTCGGGAGGAACCGAGCCGTCAGTACCCATGTTTTGTCTTTTGATGAAATTTCAATGTGTTTACAGAATtcacattttttttctttcttttgagtTGAAAAAACTCCATACACACTGCACAGTTACAACTTACTGCCGACAATGCACGATTGGCATTGCCATGGCACGCTCTGCTTATGCCAGCTGCATCGCTTAATAGCAGTCAGTCTATTCAGACCAGGAGAAAATATTCAGTTCAGCTAACCAAACCAGGAGAAATAACCACCAGTGATCACTGTTGAGCTGCTCCATGGCGTCTCGATCAGTTGTAGTTGGACCTCCGTGTAGGCATGGCGGACTGGCTCGGGTGCGAGACGTGGTGCGGCCGCGTCGGATCGCTCGCCGCGTCCTGCACATAGACAATGGAATGGATTCGATTAGCCATCAGAGGAACCGATTCTGCAAGGAGGAACTAGGAATGGTGTTAATTACGTGTCGTGGCTGCGAGTAGGGATTGCTGTGGAAGGTGGACGAGCTGTGCaagccgccaccgccgcggccgctcATGCTCATGGCCATGCAGGAGTCCATGTTGTCCTCGCCGAACGCGCGCAGGCGGTTGAGCTCGGGGAGCACGACGGTGGCGAGGTCGGGGCGGTCCTTGCGCCGGAGCTCGCAGCACCGGAGGGAGACCTCGGCGAAGCGGTGCGCCTCCTCCATGGGCCAGTCGTGGACGGCCGGGTCGAGGAGGTCGGCGAAGGTGCCGCGCTCCAGGGCGCGCCCGACGTGGTGCGTCAGCCCCATGGGCGGGCGCGCCGTCACGATCTGCAGCAGCATCACGCCCAGGGAGTAGACGTCCGACTTCACCCCCAGCATCCCTGTCTGCTGGTACTCCGGGTCGATGTAGCAGAAGGTGCCCGCCGCCGACGTCATGTGGCACTGCGTGACATTGTCGGCCACCGACGGCGGCACCAGGCGCGCCAGCCCGACGTCGCTGATCTTGCTCACGTAGTTGCGGTCCAGGAGGATGTTGCCCGGCTTGAGGTCGCGGTGCACCAGCGGCTCCGGCTTGGCCTGGTGCAGGAACAGCAGGCCCATCGCGATCTCCGCCGCGATGCGGAACCGGTGCTGCCACGAGAGCACCGGCCCGCCGGCGCCGCGGTGGAACAGACAGTCGTCCAGGCTGCCGTtggccatgtactcgtacacGAGGCAGCCGTACTCGGGGCAGGCGCCCAGGAGGAGCACCATGTTGGGGTGGCGGATGCAGCTCAGCACCTCCACCTCCTGCTGGAACTGCGACCGCCCCTGCGCCGCGTCGGGCCGGAGCACCTTGATGGCCACGGGCGTGTGGTCGAGGTGGCCCTTGTACACGGGGCCGTACCCGCCCTCGCCCACCTTGCGGGCATCGTTGAAGTGGTCGGTgccgatctcgatctcctcgatGGTGTACCTGCGGTACCGGACCACCGACTCGCGCGCCCCGGCGGCCATGGACCGGAGCCGCTCCTCGGCCTCCTTGAGCGCCGTCATCTCCGCGCTAATCCGCTTCTGCGCCTCGAAGTCCGCCAGCCGCTGCGACGCCTCGGCCGCCTCGATGGCCGCCCTGGCCTTGGCCTTCTCCTGCTCGatgagcgccatggccgactccTCCGTCAGCCGCGTCTCCTGCGACCGCTGCTCCTCGTCCATCTTCCACCGCTGAAGCTCCATGGCCTTCTGCTTCGCGCTCAGCGCCTCCTTGCACGC encodes:
- the LOC136478241 gene encoding U-box domain-containing protein 35-like, which gives rise to MGKYSDGKDAGEAGCGGSYPLVAVCIDKDKNSQNALKYATETLAHKGQTIVLVHVNTKGTSGGVEDAAGYKQPTDPQMKDLFLPFRCFCTRKDIHCKDVVLDDHDVAKSIVEFAAHAAIEKLVVGATARSGFVRFKAEICSSISKAAPDFCTVYVVSKGGKVTSVRQAVRQAPAVSPLRTMIQGPKPEPVHAQKWTPPPPSSGTPMFQENHIMSPFSRTTGHNAGSARKAFPEFSLPESSDISFIGSAPRRSTERYPPRLSNGSDGLDHQQHSFEASRTPNRWGDSFGNDSTSHSQTSTSSWCSQPSDEMEAEMKRLRLELKQTMDMYSTACKEALSAKQKAMELQRWKMDEEQRSQETRLTEESAMALIEQEKAKARAAIEAAEASQRLADFEAQKRISAEMTALKEAEERLRSMAAGARESVVRYRRYTIEEIEIGTDHFNDARKVGEGGYGPVYKGHLDHTPVAIKVLRPDAAQGRSQFQQEVEVLSCIRHPNMVLLLGACPEYGCLVYEYMANGSLDDCLFHRGAGGPVLSWQHRFRIAAEIAMGLLFLHQAKPEPLVHRDLKPGNILLDRNYVSKISDVGLARLVPPSVADNVTQCHMTSAAGTFCYIDPEYQQTGMLGVKSDVYSLGVMLLQIVTARPPMGLTHHVGRALERGTFADLLDPAVHDWPMEEAHRFAEVSLRCCELRRKDRPDLATVVLPELNRLRAFGEDNMDSCMAMSMSGRGGGGLHSSSTFHSNPYSQPRHDAASDPTRPHHVSHPSQSAMPTRRSNYN